A genomic window from Gossypium hirsutum isolate 1008001.06 chromosome D10, Gossypium_hirsutum_v2.1, whole genome shotgun sequence includes:
- the LOC107915767 gene encoding cytochrome P450 714B2, translating to MELVFMLWRITSTILLVGLIGLIIRQYDSLVSEPERQRSKLQKQGIRGPRPSILIGNLLQIGKTGSKVSNIAEEGKQVITHGCCAFVLPFLDKWRQQYGPTFTLSMGNIQVLHMSHPDVVKEMTAYTSFDLGRPSYQKKGLFPLYGEGILHANGAVWAHQRKVMAPEFNVDKVKGMTKLMVESAVSVVNEWNRMIKSEGGVADIKIDEYLRNFSGEVISKVCFGNNCKEIITKLRALQEIACKKVVLQGIPGLRSLPTKSNREMWSLEKEVHSLILKEVKGTTSEKNILQVIIEGAKKSNLSQDEMDNFVVDNCKNICFPAYENGAVPAIWTLMLLALYPEWQDKVRAEVIEICDGQLPSSSMLNKMKTLTMVIYETLRLYPLGCMLTREAIQDTKLGDIDVPKGVCIWVTLMPLYEDPSIWGPDVHKFNPQRFGNGINGACQLPHVYIPFGTGPRSCFGQHFAMAELKILVSLLLSNFTFSLSPKYRHSPVMNLIIEPEFGVDLLVRKV from the exons ATGGAATTGGTGTTTATGCTTTGGAGGATCACATCTACTATCTTGTTAGTAGGATTGATTGGCTTGATCATACGCCAGTATGATTCACTTGTATCCGAGCCCGAAAGGCAACGTTCGAAGCTGCAAAAGCAAGGGATTCGAGGTCCTCGACCGTCGATTTTGATTGGTAACCTGCTGCAGATTGGGAAGACAGGATCTAAGGTTTCAAATATTGCAGAAGAAGGGAAACAAGTGATAACCCATGGTTGTTGTGCTTTTGTTTTACCATTTCTTGATAAGTGGAGACAACAGTATg GTCCAACATTTACGCTTTCAATGGGGAATATACAGGTTTTGCATATGAGTCACCCGGATGTTGTGAAAGAAATGACAGCATACACTTCTTTTGACTTGGGAAGGCCTTCCTATCAGAAAAAAGGGCTTTTTCCACTGTATGGTGAGGGAATTCTGCATGCAAATGGTGCAGTATGGGCACATCAAAGGAAAGTGATGGCTCCTGAATTCAACGTGGACAAAGTCAAG GGTATGACGAAATTAATGGTAGAGTCGGCAGTTTCGGTAGTAAACGAGTGGAATCGTATGATCAAATCGGAAGGGGGTGTTGCTGACATAAagattgatgaatatttgaggaACTTCTCTGGAGAAGTGATCTCAAAAGTTTGTTTTGGAAACAATTGTAAAGAGATTATCACAAAGCTCAGAGCACTTCAAGAAATTGCATGCAAGAAAGTAGTGTTGCAAGGGATTCCTGGGCTAAG ATCGCTACCAACTAAAAGCAATAGAGAAATGTGGAGTTTAGAGAAGGAAGTTCACTCATTAATCTTGAAGGAAGTGAAAGGAACAACATCAGAGAAGAACATATTACAAGTGATCATTGAAGGAGCAAAGAAGAGTAATTTAAGCCAAGATGAAATGGACAATTTCGTCGTTGATAACTGCAAGAACATATGCTTTCCGGCCTACGAAAATGGTGCCGTGCCGGCAATTTGGACCTTGATGTTATTGGCATTGTATCCAGAGTGGCAAGACAAAGTTCGGGCAGAGGTTATTGAAATTTGCGACGGACAATTGCCGAGCTCCAGCATGCTTAACAAGATGAAAACA CTCACAATGGTGATCTACGAGACTTTGCGACTTTATCCTCTCGGCTGCATGCTTACTCGGGAGGCGATTCAAGACACGAAATTAGGAGACATTGATGTGCCTAAAGGAGTTTGCATTTGGGTAACGCTGATGCCACTTTACGAAGACCCCAGTATTTGGGGACCTGATGTCCACAAATTCAACCCCCAAAGGTTTGGCAATGGGATCAATGGTGCATGTCAGCTTCCGCATGTGTACATACCATTTGGCACCGGACCTCGTTCATGTTTCGGGCAGCATTTTGCCATGGCGGAACTCAAGATTCTAGTCAGCCTTTTACTGTCAAACTTCACGTTCTCACTGTCGCCAAAATATAGACATTCGCCGGTTATGAATTTAATTATTGAGCCTGAATTTGGTGTGGATCTCTTAGTTAGGAAAGTTTGA